The segment gtgttgAGGACATGTAGTGTTACAGCTGAACGAGGTGTGAGGCTGGGTGTGTGTCAGCAGCTTGGAGAAGACATGAGATCTCAGGAGCTCTCACCTTTGTGGCAGGAAGGTCGTTGATCTCCAGGGACAGTTTGCCAATAGACGTCTTGCAGAGAATTGTGGCTTCGTCGTTGCTTTTCACCTGAAACACACGTGGTCACTTTCTGCTCACAGAATTTATGATTCAAAACTGTCGTCAACTTACCTTTTCCTTGGTCTTCTCCAGAAAAGTGATGGCCTCTTTAGGATCTGAGAACAAAAAGCATTTtctcaaacactcacaaacgaGGGAGGACTCCTGCAGAGAAGCTGACTGGACTCGTGTGTTACCTGTGATCTGTCTGGTGACGTACAGGATGATCTCCACCAGGGACAGAGGGTTGATCCTGTTCATGAAGAAGGTCAAACACGTTAGACTCAAAACCAACAGAGGAGACTGAGCAGGGATTGTTCTGGAAATATGATGTCACCTGTGTTCGAAGTCACTGATGAAGTTTTCATAAAGCTGAAAGAAGAAGATAAACTTCACATGTTACAACTCTGAGGAAACAAACTTATAAATCAAATCTGTGGTTTGAGTTTAGAGCTGGTTGCATCTTCAGAAGGAAGAAGGTCACGTTACCGGAACGAGGCCCTCTCCAGACATGAAGCAGGGGTCCTTCACGAAGTCCGTCAGCTTCAGAGTCAGCTGGTGCCACAGGCTGTCAGGAGGGACACAGGGTCAGTCCCCACATCTGGATCACTGCATGACCacagctgtgacatcacatctGGATCACTGCATGACCacagctgtgacatcacaccTGGATACACTGCATGACCacagctgtgacatcacaccTGGATACACTACATGACCacagctgtgacatcacatcaCAGCAAAGTGAATTTTGGGCTTCAATACTCTTCTACTCTCTTTAGTCCGCTTGTTATTTCTTATTAATTCATCTTATCGTTTGTTGGCTGTTCATTTTAAGATGGTAACTAATTAAATATTCACTTGATATTCATCATACATATGAATATGCACATTACTTAATGAATCACCTGGTAGTATTAACCACAGCCTCATGTAACTACTGACCGGCCCAGACACACAGATGTTCTTTGACCTGGATATGATCAGACATCATGTTCGTGATTAGTTTTGAAACAAACACTTTTAAGAGTTAACGACTACTTCATTAACTATAgctcctcctcactgaactCTATGTGAGCTTCTGCTGGTGGACATGTGCCTCACTCAGGATCTCCATGTTGTTCAGGCTCGTGTCCAACACATCAGTGAAGATGAACTTAGcatctgttgttgtgttggtgATAGAAGCAGCTTCAGATTGACAGGACGTGTTGACGTGAGGACAGACCGCGGagatcaaacacacatctgtacACTGGATCACAGCTGGAGCACGTGACGGGTATGATGTTCATAACACAGTTCGTGTGTTAGCTGCTGGTTAACTGTTAGCTTCgggttagctgttagcttcaggttagctgttagcttcaggttagctgttagctcatGACTCAGCGAGCATCAACAATGAATGGGTGAGCTAACGTCAGCTAGCCTGGCGCTAGCCGCCGTGCTCACCGCTTGTTGTGGAGCTCCTCCAGGCGGTGCCACTCCGCCGCCAGCTCCGGGGTGGAGCTgcggctctgctgctgcttgaggAACCCGCTGACATCCTTCATGGTGGAGATCGCGTCTGGTCCGGGACTCGAACGTGTGATGTGAAGCTAACGTCCAGGAGggtctgctctgctgctgctgccgctatGAATGATGGGAACTGCTGCGTTCAGGGTCTGCTTCCAGAAAGCGACAAAAACAAACTGCTGTAACACCTGTGATTTATTCACCAAGTCACCGcgggtttgttttgttgtcacaCTTCTATTGAAGTTGTGAGTCTGTTCTCAGGAGCGCGGACCGGATGTTAACGATGTACTGGTCCAATGATGATGTGTATTCTCACTGCGCGTGTCCGTGATTAAATGTCGAAGTGAACGTGACAGACACTTCACGCTGTGCGGGGGctgatgggaaatgtaggagATCTCTAGCTAGTGAAGTGGAGCCGTTAGCTAACACAGCTAGGTGGCTAACAGCCGAGCGACCGGACATACCAGCGACAGCTAGCTTAGGCTATATAAACTACAGCTAGCTTAGGTTCTATGAACTACAAGTGTCATGTCACTgtagttgtgtagtttcctgtaGTTGTGTATTATGGCTTCTCTGGTCAACTCCTCATTAATGTCAACggtcagactgtgtgtgtgtaggagactctgctctgcacagggtgagtacacacacacacagatagaccaacacatacacacacacacagataaacacagagatacatcgacagacagacagacagacagacacacacacacagacagagacacacagtcacaaacacagagtcagacagacacacacacacacagtcagacagacacacacacacacagtcagacagagacacagagttacacacacacacacagtcagacagacacacacacacagtcagaccgAGACACACagagtcccacacacacacacagtcagacagagacacacagagtcccacacacacacacacacacacacacacagacagactcacagttgtgttgtgttccaggTCGTGCTGGGGGGGGTCTGGATCCAGCTGCTCTGTTCAGGTGCTTCACTTCTCTCTGGTTCAGGTTCATGttcaacacaaccacacatttCAAATCACAGCTACACAATGTGTTCAGTTATTTAGATAAAAACACATATTGCTAAATTAACCAGGAGTATTATTGTTAAATGCTGAGTTGTTGTTGAATTTGAATCAAAGTGTCAAACATGGTCTGATTCAAGCTTCTCAAATGAAAAGTTCATCTTTGTTAAATATCACAGATTTTTGATTTTTGAACAGTTTGAATCAGAATGAGCTTTATTGTCACTTTCATTACAAACAGCCGACAGACATGAGACATCTGTGTCCCACAGGTCGGAGACACATCTagaataaagtctctgatgCATTCATGAGGGAAATGATAATAGTTCGTGAGAGAACACATTTGCAGTTGTCAATGTTGAATCTGTAAAAATTGTTGGGTGATaatcttcctgtttcctgtcattttaaagtgtaaagctctctttctttctttctttctttctttctttctctctttctttctttctttctttctttccttctttctttctttctttctttctttctctctttttttctttctttctttctttctctctttctttctttctttcttttttctttctttctttctctctttctttctctctttctttctttctttctttctttctttctctctttctttctttctttctttctttctttccttctttctttctttccttcttcttctgcttcttctcagaAACTTCTCCTGGTGCGATGGAGCTCGAGGACTTTCCTCCcgcgggggcggagcctcggccGAGCAGCTGACCCTGGAGGACATCGCCAGAAGCCTCAGAGAGCGGCAGCACCAGCGGGTGGTGGTGATGGCCGGCGCTGGGATCAGTACACCGAGTGGCATCCCTGACTTCAGGTACAAAGTCCCGATGTGTCCTCCTGTCCCATGTGGGGTCTCTCTGAGTCCTCGGTGTCGTCCCTCACAGGTCCCCAGGCAGCGGCCTCTATGACAACCTGCAGCAGTACCAGCTGCCCTACGCAGAGGCCATCTTCGAGATCAGCTTCTTCCACCGGAACCCAAAGCCCTTCTTCGCGCTGGCCAAAGAGTTGTATCCAGGAAAGTACCGGCCCAACCTGACCCACCACTTCGTCCGCCTGCTCCAGAAGAAGGGGCAGCTCCTCAGGATGTACACGCAGAACATCGACGGACTGGAGAGACGTATGTATGACCCACTGCACATCGCTGACCCTGTCTCCCAGCTCACGTCTCTGACTGGTGTGTGCGTTTCCAGTGGCAGGGATTCCTCCTGAGCTGCTGGTCGAGGCCCACGGCACGTTCGCCACCGCCACCTGCACCGTCTGCTTGAGGAAGTACCAGGGCCATGATCTGAGGGTGAGCTCCAGCCCAATCTCCCAGATTTGAAATTgaatgatgatgttttaaatgtgttttaaacttTAATCACACCACGAGACGGGACGTGTGTGTGGCTCGTCTGCCGTTAGACTGATAACAATGTAAAGACATTCGTGGTGTTTCCAATTTTTCGTGAGTTAAAATGAATTAATTCCTAAATCTTATTAAATCTGAGTTGATGAGCAACATCTGACATTATTCCACATCATCGTCCCGCTCCTCAGGTCGAGAAGCCTCAACGAGAT is part of the Pleuronectes platessa chromosome 1, fPlePla1.1, whole genome shotgun sequence genome and harbors:
- the sirt3 gene encoding NAD-dependent protein deacetylase sirtuin-3, mitochondrial; this encodes MASLVNSSLMSTVRLCVCRRLCSAQGRAGGGLDPAALFRNFSWCDGARGLSSRGGGASAEQLTLEDIARSLRERQHQRVVVMAGAGISTPSGIPDFRSPGSGLYDNLQQYQLPYAEAIFEISFFHRNPKPFFALAKELYPGKYRPNLTHHFVRLLQKKGQLLRMYTQNIDGLERLAGIPPELLVEAHGTFATATCTVCLRKYQGHDLRPDVMSGTVPQCPSCRGVVKPDIVFFGEELPRHFFKYLTDFPLADLLIIMGTSLEVEPFASLAGAVRGSVPRLLINRDVVGSFAWSRRPHDVVQLGDVVSGVQALVGALGWTQELDQMMAAAEEATTKTEE